From Myxococcales bacterium, the proteins below share one genomic window:
- a CDS encoding PDZ domain-containing protein, whose translation MVTWPKVVKGSALFGAFGLATVLALRLHGGGLWHGLAPASAASTSHTAQNYDLTQLKVVNEVLKTVRDRYVDPKRAKPKDMLLSALNYVQRDVAQVIVLYEDGAPTVKVRVDTQEKEFRVDNVQGPWDVSSHLRDVFAFVQDGLRGTEVDLREVEYAACNGMLHTLDPHSVLLSPEAYKEMNLSTSGQFGGLGIVISIRDQQLTVMNPMPGTPAGRAGIKRHDRIVKIGNESTLNMGLNEAVQHLRGAPGSKVSVWVHRDGPDGWAGAREYVLTRETIKVASVESHALDGGIGYVRLKQFQANTSADLDKALAELRKGGELKGLVLDLRGNPGGLLDQAARVVDKFIAQGPIVATVGNSAEDREEKVAHPDGTEPNYPIAILVSGSSASASEIVAGAMKNHDRAVIVGETTFGKGSVQLVFPDLPDKAALKLTIAQYLTEPGDISIQGTGITPDIELDPMTADLLEMDLTVDSGGTKERDLARSLSSSRTREGQKPSEVLRYNLPQKERQDLRDRGGDPDDAFAVDFPIRFARDVVAHMPTGKRPEQVRAVKGFVAEARAAEIARVAQDLQALGIDWSDAPATVPQGAPPEKGALEVKLETDRPGNEGVAGEPLHVKLTVTNKGKEPLYRLGAMTKSDNPMFDNKELVIGKLEPGKSRTVTAPLGWCEIEGRKIGSTAPLPKDAPRSCRIPRDALARNDGITVKFDEARGRAPAPAELRVGIKALDRPVFAYSYQVVDNKKGNGDGRLQKGEEVTMYVTVTNVGRGRAYDAQANLRNLSGDGVLLREGRYDLSNLKPGETKKMAFSFEVRQELADPEAKVELSVSDRDLRETTVEKIRIPVGPALTVAAAQGSLKAKAQGVALLEAPDAAARVVGKLPAGAVAQVTGSYGDYRRVALGEGRYAFVRASEADDGGVAPKELAFEDVLTRFPPSIEVGAQVHVTRDARISLKATATDADRLLDAYVLVGQKKVFYRSNRNGPDPKKLVFDADVPLRPGVNFVTIVARESPDSVGRKTFVVRRDGPNGELLPTPKTEEDGAGGDDD comes from the coding sequence ATGGTCACCTGGCCCAAGGTCGTGAAGGGTTCCGCGCTTTTCGGCGCGTTCGGTCTCGCAACGGTGCTCGCCCTTCGCCTCCACGGCGGAGGCTTGTGGCACGGGCTCGCCCCTGCCAGCGCCGCGAGCACGAGCCACACCGCGCAGAACTACGACCTCACCCAGCTCAAGGTGGTGAACGAGGTCCTGAAGACGGTGCGCGACCGCTACGTCGACCCGAAGCGCGCGAAGCCGAAGGACATGCTCCTCTCGGCGCTGAACTACGTACAGCGCGACGTCGCCCAGGTCATCGTGCTCTACGAGGACGGCGCACCCACCGTGAAAGTGCGCGTAGACACTCAGGAAAAGGAGTTCCGGGTCGACAACGTCCAGGGCCCGTGGGACGTGTCCTCCCACCTCCGGGACGTGTTCGCGTTCGTGCAGGACGGGCTCCGCGGCACCGAGGTCGACCTCCGTGAGGTCGAGTACGCGGCGTGCAACGGCATGCTCCACACGCTCGATCCCCACTCGGTGCTGCTCTCGCCCGAGGCGTACAAGGAGATGAACCTGTCGACGAGCGGCCAGTTCGGCGGCCTCGGCATCGTCATCTCGATCCGCGACCAACAGCTCACCGTCATGAACCCGATGCCGGGCACGCCCGCCGGCCGAGCGGGCATCAAGCGGCACGACCGCATCGTGAAGATCGGCAACGAGTCGACCCTCAACATGGGCCTGAACGAGGCCGTGCAACACCTCCGCGGCGCGCCCGGCTCGAAGGTCTCCGTGTGGGTGCATCGAGACGGGCCCGACGGGTGGGCCGGCGCGCGCGAGTACGTGCTCACTCGCGAGACGATCAAGGTCGCCAGCGTCGAGTCCCACGCGCTCGACGGCGGCATCGGCTACGTGCGCCTCAAGCAGTTCCAGGCGAACACCTCGGCCGACCTCGACAAGGCCCTCGCCGAGCTCCGAAAGGGCGGCGAGCTCAAGGGCCTCGTGCTCGATCTGCGCGGAAATCCAGGCGGATTGCTCGACCAAGCCGCGCGCGTCGTCGACAAGTTCATCGCGCAGGGCCCGATCGTCGCGACGGTCGGAAACTCCGCCGAGGACCGCGAGGAGAAGGTCGCCCACCCCGACGGCACCGAGCCGAACTACCCGATCGCCATCTTGGTGAGCGGCTCTTCGGCGAGCGCGAGCGAGATCGTCGCCGGCGCCATGAAGAACCACGATCGCGCGGTCATCGTCGGCGAGACGACCTTCGGCAAGGGCAGCGTCCAGCTCGTCTTCCCCGATCTGCCCGACAAGGCCGCGCTCAAGCTCACGATCGCGCAGTACCTCACCGAGCCGGGCGACATCTCCATCCAGGGCACGGGTATCACCCCCGACATCGAGCTCGACCCGATGACCGCGGACCTGCTCGAGATGGACCTCACGGTCGACTCGGGAGGCACGAAGGAGCGTGACCTCGCGCGGAGCCTCTCGAGCTCGCGCACGCGGGAGGGGCAGAAGCCCTCGGAGGTGCTCCGGTACAACTTGCCGCAGAAGGAGCGGCAGGACCTCCGCGATCGCGGCGGCGACCCGGACGACGCGTTCGCCGTCGATTTTCCCATCCGCTTCGCGCGGGACGTCGTGGCGCACATGCCCACGGGCAAGCGCCCCGAGCAGGTGAGGGCCGTGAAGGGGTTCGTCGCCGAGGCGCGCGCCGCCGAGATCGCCCGCGTGGCGCAAGATCTCCAAGCGCTCGGGATCGACTGGTCCGACGCCCCCGCCACGGTGCCTCAAGGTGCGCCCCCCGAGAAGGGCGCCCTCGAGGTGAAGCTCGAGACCGACAGGCCCGGGAACGAAGGGGTCGCCGGCGAGCCCCTCCACGTGAAGCTCACCGTCACGAACAAGGGCAAGGAGCCGCTCTATCGCCTCGGCGCGATGACGAAGAGCGACAACCCCATGTTCGACAACAAAGAGCTCGTCATCGGGAAGCTCGAGCCGGGAAAGAGCCGGACGGTCACGGCGCCGCTCGGGTGGTGCGAGATCGAGGGGCGCAAGATCGGCAGCACGGCGCCTCTCCCGAAGGACGCTCCGCGGTCGTGCCGCATCCCGAGGGACGCGCTCGCGCGCAACGACGGTATCACCGTGAAGTTCGACGAAGCCCGCGGTCGGGCCCCGGCGCCGGCCGAGCTCCGCGTGGGGATCAAGGCCCTCGACCGCCCCGTGTTCGCGTACTCGTACCAGGTCGTCGACAACAAAAAAGGTAATGGTGACGGCAGGTTGCAAAAGGGTGAGGAGGTGACGATGTACGTCACGGTCACCAACGTCGGCCGTGGTCGTGCGTACGACGCTCAGGCGAACCTCCGGAACCTGAGCGGCGACGGCGTGCTCCTCCGCGAGGGCCGCTACGACCTCTCGAACCTGAAGCCGGGCGAGACCAAGAAGATGGCGTTCTCGTTCGAGGTGCGCCAAGAGCTCGCCGACCCCGAGGCGAAGGTCGAGCTGTCCGTGTCCGACCGCGATCTCCGCGAGACGACGGTCGAGAAGATCCGCATCCCCGTCGGCCCTGCGCTCACGGTCGCTGCGGCGCAGGGGTCGCTCAAGGCGAAGGCCCAAGGGGTGGCGCTGCTCGAGGCGCCCGACGCGGCCGCGCGTGTCGTGGGGAAGCTGCCCGCAGGGGCCGTCGCGCAGGTCACCGGCTCGTACGGTGACTACCGGCGCGTCGCGCTCGGCGAGGGGCGCTACGCCTTCGTACGCGCGAGCGAAGCCGACGATGGCGGCGTCGCGCCGAAGGAGCTCGCCTTCGAGGACGTGCTCACGCGGTTTCCGCCCTCCATCGAGGTCGGGGCCCAGGTCCACGTGACGCGCGACGCGCGCATCTCGCTCAAGGCCACGGCGACCGACGCGGACCGACTGCTCGACGCCTACGTCTTGGTCGGCCAGAAGAAGGTCTTCTACCGCTCGAATCGCAACGGCCCGGATCCGAAGAAGCTCGTGTTCGACGCGGACGTGCCGCTCCGGCCGGGCGTGAACTTCGTCACGATCGTGGCCCGCGAGAGCCCCGATTCGGTCGGCCGAAAGACGTTCGTCGTCCGTCGCGACGGCCCGAACGGGGAGCTCCTCCCGACGCCCAAGACCGAAGAGGACGGCGCCGGCGGCGACGACGACTGA
- a CDS encoding UbiA family prenyltransferase: protein MSQGVLSKLRAYADLVAFSHTVFALPFAATATVLAHREPHVPLTPARVGAMLVCMVAARTSAMAFNRYVDRDVDEKNPRTKERPIQAGRVAAREALALTVASGLVFLLSAATLGVWPAVLSVPVLLVLLGYSLAKRFTWAAHAWLGLALSLAPGGAWIAMGAKPGLGIVLVMLGVVTWLFGFDVLYSLQDEKFDRENGLHSVPARFGTQGALRMSAASHVVTVLALASAGVVLHRGPAYFVGTLVFAGILVVEHRLVRGGSLEKIDKAFFDCNALVSLGFFVATLVDAWLLSRGGS, encoded by the coding sequence ATGAGTCAGGGTGTGTTGTCGAAGCTCCGCGCGTACGCCGATCTCGTGGCGTTCTCCCACACGGTCTTCGCGTTGCCGTTCGCCGCGACGGCCACCGTGCTCGCGCACCGAGAGCCGCACGTGCCGCTGACGCCGGCGCGCGTGGGGGCGATGCTCGTGTGCATGGTCGCGGCGCGGACGAGCGCCATGGCCTTCAACCGCTACGTCGACCGGGACGTCGACGAGAAGAACCCGCGCACGAAGGAGCGGCCGATCCAAGCCGGTCGCGTGGCCGCCCGTGAGGCGCTCGCGCTCACCGTGGCCTCGGGCCTCGTCTTCTTGCTGTCCGCGGCGACACTCGGCGTGTGGCCGGCCGTGCTCTCCGTGCCCGTGCTGCTCGTGCTGCTCGGGTACTCCCTCGCGAAGCGGTTCACGTGGGCGGCGCACGCGTGGCTCGGGCTCGCCCTCTCGCTCGCCCCGGGCGGGGCGTGGATCGCCATGGGCGCGAAGCCCGGCCTCGGCATCGTCCTCGTGATGCTGGGCGTGGTCACGTGGCTCTTCGGTTTCGACGTCCTCTATTCGCTGCAGGACGAGAAGTTCGACCGCGAGAACGGCCTCCACTCCGTGCCGGCGCGCTTCGGCACGCAGGGGGCGCTCCGCATGTCGGCGGCGTCGCACGTGGTGACGGTGCTCGCGCTCGCGTCGGCCGGGGTCGTCCTCCATAGGGGGCCGGCGTATTTCGTGGGCACGCTCGTGTTCGCGGGCATCCTCGTCGTCGAGCATCGCCTCGTCCGCGGCGGGAGCCTCGAGAAGATCGACAAAGCGTTCTTCGACTGCAACGCCCTCGTGAGCCTCGGCTTCTTCGTGGCGACGCTCGTCGACGCGTGGCTCCTCTCGCGCGGCGGATCGTAA
- a CDS encoding amidohydrolase family protein, translating into MNARVVHASGLVVGDGPSLRDGAVVLDDAGTVVDVGRASDVLPRSTGAEITKLEGVVFPGLVNAHTHLELSALAGSVPEGLGFAGWATAMLSARRATPEDAMLRATREAVETLVRLATVAVGEVTNGLSSAGPLVAAGLSGAVFHEVFGAVRDVALAKVEALEGAARAAGLLDGGSLVWSPSAHTLHTTHPDAVRRLVALARARGARTSLHLAEHAAERQVLTEGRGPMLDFFRGLGVPEGAFAWPGLGPVAYARSLLGLRPDVLLVHLTDATPEELDRVADDGAKVALCPRSNLFIEGRLPDVKCMISRGILPALGTDSLASSPSLDVLEEAAALAEAFALPADLVVAMATHHGALALGLPAHGRLARGARPGVFGVMTEVRGSASEALLHARTLPRKRLDSRNEGRGER; encoded by the coding sequence ATGAACGCGCGCGTCGTCCACGCGAGCGGTCTCGTCGTGGGCGACGGGCCGTCGCTCCGTGACGGGGCCGTCGTGCTCGACGACGCGGGCACGGTGGTCGACGTGGGACGTGCGTCGGACGTGCTCCCGAGGAGCACCGGCGCCGAGATCACGAAGCTCGAGGGCGTCGTGTTCCCGGGCCTCGTGAACGCTCACACGCACCTCGAGCTCTCGGCGCTCGCAGGCTCGGTGCCCGAGGGGCTCGGCTTCGCCGGCTGGGCCACGGCCATGCTCTCGGCGCGCCGCGCGACCCCCGAGGACGCCATGCTCCGGGCGACACGCGAGGCCGTGGAGACGCTCGTGCGCCTCGCGACGGTCGCGGTCGGAGAGGTCACGAACGGCCTCTCGTCCGCGGGCCCGCTCGTCGCGGCGGGCCTCTCGGGCGCGGTTTTTCACGAGGTCTTCGGGGCCGTGCGCGACGTGGCGCTCGCGAAGGTCGAGGCCCTCGAAGGCGCAGCGCGCGCAGCGGGGCTCCTCGACGGAGGCTCGCTCGTCTGGTCGCCGTCCGCCCACACGTTGCACACGACCCACCCCGACGCCGTGCGGCGGCTCGTCGCGCTCGCGAGGGCTCGTGGGGCGCGCACCTCCCTCCACCTCGCCGAGCACGCGGCCGAGCGTCAGGTGCTCACCGAGGGCCGCGGCCCGATGCTCGACTTCTTCCGCGGGCTCGGCGTGCCCGAGGGGGCGTTCGCGTGGCCGGGGCTCGGGCCCGTGGCGTACGCTCGGTCCCTCCTAGGGCTCCGGCCCGACGTCCTCCTCGTGCACCTCACCGACGCGACCCCCGAGGAGCTCGATCGCGTCGCCGACGACGGCGCCAAGGTCGCCCTCTGCCCGCGCTCGAACCTGTTCATCGAGGGGCGTCTGCCGGATGTGAAGTGTATGATATCACGTGGTATTTTGCCTGCGCTCGGGACCGATTCGCTCGCGTCGAGCCCCTCGCTCGACGTGCTCGAGGAGGCCGCCGCGCTCGCCGAGGCCTTCGCCCTCCCGGCCGACCTCGTGGTCGCGATGGCGACCCACCATGGGGCGCTCGCCTTGGGGCTCCCGGCTCACGGGAGGCTCGCGCGGGGGGCGCGCCCGGGCGTCTTCGGCGTCATGACGGAGGTCCGTGGGAGCGCGTCCGAGGCGCTCCTCCACGCGCGCACGCTGCCGCGCAAGCGGCTCGATTCTCGCAACGAAGGTCGGGGTGAACGATGA
- a CDS encoding class I SAM-dependent methyltransferase, whose translation MSRGLEETRAYYDEFSKRYEDKRRPNDADGYHALIDDLEIQICERYGQGKDVLEVGCGTGLILERIRRFAKSAKGIDLSPGMLALAKERGLDVCEGSATKLPFADESFDLTCSFKVLAHVPDIGKALAEMARVTRKGGIVLAELYNPLSFRALAKVLGPAGKISDTTRESAVYTRFDAPWNIGKILPPGTRLETARGVRIVTPAAAFMRVPLLKDVLRRAELALCDGPASVFGGFYVAVIRKG comes from the coding sequence ATGAGCCGAGGCCTCGAAGAGACGCGCGCCTACTACGACGAGTTCTCCAAGCGCTACGAGGACAAGCGGCGCCCGAACGACGCCGACGGCTACCACGCCCTGATCGACGACCTCGAGATCCAGATCTGCGAGCGCTACGGTCAGGGGAAGGACGTGCTCGAGGTCGGCTGCGGCACGGGCCTCATCCTCGAGCGCATCCGCCGCTTCGCGAAGAGCGCCAAGGGGATCGACCTGTCGCCGGGCATGCTGGCGCTCGCGAAGGAGCGTGGCCTCGACGTGTGCGAGGGCTCGGCCACCAAGCTGCCGTTCGCCGACGAGTCGTTCGATCTCACGTGCTCGTTCAAGGTGCTCGCTCACGTGCCGGACATCGGCAAGGCCCTCGCCGAGATGGCCCGTGTCACGCGCAAGGGAGGCATCGTCCTCGCCGAGCTCTATAACCCCCTCTCGTTCCGTGCGCTCGCGAAGGTGCTCGGCCCGGCCGGCAAGATCAGCGACACCACGCGCGAGAGCGCGGTCTACACCCGGTTCGACGCGCCCTGGAACATCGGCAAGATCTTGCCGCCTGGCACCCGCCTCGAGACGGCGCGCGGCGTGCGCATCGTCACTCCGGCCGCCGCGTTCATGCGCGTGCCGCTCTTGAAAGACGTGCTCCGCCGGGCCGAGCTCGCCCTCTGCGACGGCCCCGCCTCCGTGTTCGGCGGGTTCTACGTCGCGGTCATCCGAAAGGGCTGA